One part of the Clostridiaceae bacterium genome encodes these proteins:
- the lon gene encoding endopeptidase La, translated as MLERKKIIKKQVLPLLPLRGLTVFPYMILHFDVGREKSIKALEEAMVNDQLIFLVAQKDAKVDSPDIDDIYSVGTISKIKQLLKLPGDTIRVLVEGISRAEICKFTQTESFFMAEVAEKTYVIDEKNNLEIEALRRRILDAFGEYVKLSGKISPEVIMSIMSLEEPGQLTDTITYSIFLRTDQRQELLDEFDPAIRMERLLEILLKEIEILRIERDINAKVRKQIDKMQKDYYLREQLKAIQSELGDKDNPLGEVEEYREKMEKANFPEAVKEKVNKELDRLSKMAPGSAEGTVIRTYLDWIFDLPWNKKTEDTFDILNAQKILEEDHYGLEMVKERILEFLAVSKLKNSLKGPIICLVGPPGVGKTSIAKSVARALNRKYVRLSLGGVRDEAEIRGHRRTYIGSMPGRIIAALKEAGSSNPLLLLDEIDKMSNDFRGDPAAALLEVLDSEQNFAFRDHYLEVPFDLSDVLFLTTANNMETIPRPLLDRMEVISIPGYTEEEKVNIAIKYLIPKQIEAHGLKKRNISFDEQAVRDIINYYTREAGVRNLEREIASICRKVAKQLVSTNKKSVKIRSTNLTKYLGVKRYRYEKVNEKDEIGIATGLAWTPVGGDTISIEVNVMSGSGKLELTGHLGEIMKESARAAMSYIRSKAEHLGIDKDFYTKYDIHIHVPEGAIPKDGPSAGITLATAMTSALSLRAVKRNVAMTGEITLRGRVLPIGGLKEKVLAAHRAGIDTVIIPIDNKKDIEEIPENIRKKIKFITAADMDTVLNAALVKQKIMAFTGSNLQEEKSNNIIISNEKDSLDKIERGALMEQ; from the coding sequence ATTTTGGAAAGAAAAAAGATTATAAAAAAACAGGTATTGCCGCTTTTACCCCTAAGAGGGCTAACTGTATTTCCGTATATGATTTTGCATTTTGATGTAGGCCGGGAAAAGTCAATTAAAGCTCTGGAAGAAGCTATGGTTAACGACCAGTTGATTTTTTTAGTAGCTCAAAAAGACGCTAAGGTTGACTCTCCAGATATAGATGACATATACAGTGTTGGTACTATTTCAAAAATCAAGCAGCTTTTAAAACTGCCAGGAGATACTATCAGGGTACTAGTGGAAGGTATAAGCAGAGCTGAAATATGTAAATTTACTCAAACTGAGTCTTTTTTTATGGCGGAAGTGGCAGAAAAGACCTATGTGATTGACGAAAAGAATAATTTGGAGATTGAAGCCCTTAGAAGGAGAATACTGGATGCCTTTGGTGAATATGTCAAACTAAGCGGTAAAATTTCACCGGAAGTGATAATGTCAATAATGTCCCTTGAGGAACCAGGACAGCTCACTGATACAATAACATACAGTATTTTTCTCAGAACCGATCAAAGACAGGAACTGCTGGATGAATTTGATCCTGCAATAAGAATGGAAAGACTTTTGGAAATCCTTTTGAAGGAAATTGAAATTCTGCGGATAGAAAGAGACATTAATGCCAAAGTCAGAAAACAGATTGACAAAATGCAAAAGGATTATTATCTCAGGGAACAGTTAAAAGCTATACAGAGTGAACTGGGAGATAAAGATAATCCTTTGGGAGAAGTAGAAGAATACAGGGAAAAAATGGAGAAAGCTAATTTCCCTGAAGCAGTAAAAGAAAAAGTAAATAAAGAACTGGACAGATTATCAAAAATGGCTCCCGGTTCAGCTGAAGGCACGGTTATAAGGACATATCTGGACTGGATATTTGATTTACCGTGGAATAAAAAGACTGAGGATACATTTGATATATTAAATGCTCAAAAGATACTCGAGGAAGATCATTACGGCCTGGAAATGGTCAAAGAGAGAATACTTGAATTCTTAGCTGTAAGCAAGCTAAAAAACAGTTTGAAAGGTCCGATTATTTGCCTGGTAGGACCTCCTGGTGTAGGTAAAACCTCTATTGCCAAATCAGTTGCCAGAGCATTGAACAGAAAGTATGTGAGGTTGTCTCTGGGAGGCGTAAGGGATGAAGCTGAAATAAGAGGGCATAGAAGAACATATATCGGTTCAATGCCCGGCAGGATAATTGCTGCCCTTAAAGAGGCAGGTTCCAGCAATCCTCTGTTACTGCTTGATGAAATTGACAAAATGAGCAATGATTTCAGGGGAGATCCTGCAGCAGCTTTGCTTGAGGTTCTTGACAGTGAACAAAATTTTGCTTTTAGAGATCATTATCTTGAGGTTCCTTTTGACCTTTCAGATGTATTATTTTTAACCACTGCCAATAATATGGAAACTATACCCAGGCCTTTGTTGGACAGGATGGAAGTGATAAGTATACCTGGGTATACTGAAGAGGAAAAAGTGAATATTGCAATAAAGTATCTGATTCCAAAGCAAATAGAAGCACATGGCTTGAAAAAAAGAAATATCAGCTTTGATGAACAAGCGGTAAGAGATATAATAAATTACTACACAAGAGAGGCAGGAGTAAGAAATCTTGAAAGAGAGATTGCCTCAATTTGCAGAAAGGTTGCAAAACAGCTTGTTTCAACCAATAAGAAGTCAGTTAAGATTCGATCCACTAACCTTACAAAATACTTAGGTGTTAAAAGGTATAGGTATGAAAAGGTTAATGAGAAAGATGAAATAGGAATTGCTACAGGATTAGCCTGGACACCTGTGGGTGGGGATACTATTTCTATTGAAGTAAATGTTATGAGCGGAAGCGGTAAACTTGAACTTACAGGACATTTAGGCGAAATCATGAAAGAATCTGCGAGGGCTGCCATGAGCTATATTCGCTCTAAGGCTGAACATCTGGGGATAGACAAGGATTTTTATACAAAATACGATATTCATATACACGTACCTGAAGGTGCAATTCCTAAAGACGGACCATCAGCGGGTATTACTCTGGCTACAGCAATGACATCAGCTCTTTCATTAAGGGCTGTAAAAAGAAATGTGGCCATGACCGGAGAAATAACTCTCAGAGGCAGGGTGCTGCCTATTGGAGGGCTTAAGGAAAAAGTGCTGGCTGCACACAGGGCTGGAATTGATACAGTGATAATACCGATAGATAATAAGAAAGATATTGAAGAAATACCCGAAAATATCAGAAAGAAAATAAAATTTATTACTGCAGCCGATATGGACACTGTCTTAAACGCGGCACTTGTAAAACAAAAAATCATGGCTTTTACAGGCAGCAATTTACAGGAAGAAAAAAGCAATAATATAATAATCAGCAATGAAAAAGATTCCTTAGATAAAATAGAACGTGGTGCATTAATGGAACAGTGA
- the ablA gene encoding lysine 2,3-aminomutase, whose product MREYKSIELWKDVSEEDWSDWKWQLRNRITSTEQLSKIIKLSDTEISDINECLKKFRMAITPYYATLIDQDNPNCPIRSQAIPSIKELDFCPFDMSDPLNEDMFSPVANIVHRYPDRVLFLLTHKCAMYCRHCTRRRMVGEEDYSIGSKALDQALKYIKDNSFIRDVLLSGGDPLILSDSFLEKVISRLREIPHVEIIRIGTRVPVVLPMRINDDLLKMLKKYQPIWINTHFNHPDEITDHSIKACGKIVDAGIPLGNQNVLLRGVNDNSATLKELYLKLVKMRVRPYYMYQCDLAIGISHFRTPVDTGINIMRDLRGYISGYAIPSFVIDAPEGGGKIPVNPEYVISIDKTQVIMKNYKGEIYKYPNTI is encoded by the coding sequence GTGAGAGAATATAAATCTATCGAGTTATGGAAAGATGTAAGCGAAGAGGATTGGAGCGATTGGAAATGGCAGCTAAGAAACAGGATAACTTCTACAGAGCAATTAAGTAAGATAATAAAACTGTCAGATACAGAAATATCAGACATTAATGAATGCCTTAAAAAATTCAGGATGGCCATTACACCCTATTATGCAACCTTAATTGACCAGGATAACCCCAACTGTCCTATAAGATCCCAGGCAATTCCCAGCATAAAGGAGTTAGACTTTTGTCCTTTTGATATGTCTGATCCTCTCAATGAGGACATGTTTTCTCCAGTTGCAAATATAGTTCACAGATATCCTGACAGAGTATTGTTTTTATTGACGCATAAGTGTGCCATGTACTGCAGGCATTGTACAAGAAGACGTATGGTGGGAGAGGAGGATTACTCAATTGGAAGCAAGGCCCTGGATCAAGCTTTGAAATATATAAAGGATAATTCTTTCATAAGGGATGTCCTTTTATCTGGCGGAGACCCGTTGATTTTGTCAGATTCTTTCCTTGAAAAGGTTATATCCAGATTGCGTGAAATACCTCATGTGGAAATTATTCGTATTGGCACCAGAGTTCCGGTGGTACTTCCAATGAGAATAAATGATGATTTGCTGAAGATGCTGAAAAAGTACCAGCCGATATGGATTAATACTCATTTTAACCATCCGGATGAAATTACGGACCACTCAATAAAAGCATGCGGTAAGATTGTTGATGCCGGAATACCTTTGGGAAATCAGAATGTTTTACTTAGGGGTGTTAATGATAACAGTGCCACTTTAAAGGAACTATATCTTAAACTTGTTAAAATGAGAGTAAGGCCATATTATATGTATCAATGTGACCTGGCCATAGGCATAAGCCATTTCAGGACACCAGTAGATACCGGAATAAATATAATGAGGGATTTAAGAGGATATATATCAGGGTATGCCATACCCTCTTTTGTAATTGATGCACCCGAAGGGGGAGGGAAAATCCCTGTCAATCCGGAATATGTGATTTCGATAGATAAAACGCAAGTTATTATGAAAAACTATAAAGGGGAGATATATAAATATCCGAATACTATATAA
- a CDS encoding ATP-grasp domain-containing protein produces METYENTDPLPNPLMTVGLAYNLKKGIESVIEDIEAEYDSIETILAIKEALERLQCKVELLEADSGIFHKLLSTKLDIVFNIAEGIHGRGREAQVPAILNFLKIPFVGSDETTLCLSLDKALSKRFLSTYKIKTPRYKIFNSICPNTKVNLKFPVIVKPNAEGSSKGISDIAVAENHEELRQLIEKNISAYCQSVLVEEFIQGREFTVAIVGNGGETLIFPPMEIKYKNRGQKYNIYSFNVKKNYKEYVDYICPADLDKSAEKKMKVMAGKIYRLLECKDFSRVDFRMAEDGEIYFIEINPLPGLAPGYSDYPMITQFNGVGYTDTIKMILNSALKRYGIKQLI; encoded by the coding sequence ATGGAAACTTATGAAAACACAGACCCGCTGCCTAACCCATTGATGACGGTAGGTCTTGCCTATAACCTTAAAAAAGGTATAGAGTCAGTGATTGAAGACATTGAAGCAGAGTATGACAGTATAGAAACTATATTGGCTATAAAAGAAGCACTTGAACGGTTGCAATGCAAGGTTGAGCTTCTTGAAGCGGACAGTGGAATATTTCATAAACTGTTAAGCACAAAGTTGGACATAGTATTTAATATTGCTGAAGGCATTCATGGAAGAGGAAGAGAAGCACAGGTTCCTGCTATACTAAATTTTCTCAAAATCCCTTTTGTTGGTTCTGACGAAACTACATTATGTTTATCACTGGACAAAGCCCTCTCAAAAAGATTCCTGTCAACTTATAAGATAAAAACTCCAAGGTATAAAATATTTAATTCTATATGTCCAAATACAAAAGTAAACCTGAAGTTTCCCGTTATTGTGAAGCCCAATGCCGAAGGTTCCAGCAAAGGCATTTCCGACATTGCTGTGGCTGAAAATCATGAGGAACTGCGGCAGCTTATAGAAAAGAATATTTCTGCCTACTGCCAGTCTGTGCTGGTGGAGGAATTTATTCAAGGCAGGGAGTTTACAGTTGCCATTGTGGGGAATGGGGGTGAAACACTGATATTCCCTCCCATGGAGATTAAGTACAAAAATCGGGGGCAAAAGTACAATATATATAGCTTTAATGTAAAAAAGAACTATAAAGAATATGTAGATTATATCTGTCCTGCGGATCTTGATAAGTCTGCCGAAAAAAAGATGAAAGTTATGGCCGGAAAAATATACAGGTTACTTGAGTGCAAAGACTTTTCGAGAGTAGATTTCCGTATGGCAGAAGATGGAGAAATATATTTTATTGAGATAAATCCTCTGCCAGGATTAGCTCCGGGTTATAGTGATTATCCCATGATTACTCAATTCAACGGAGTGGGGTACACAGATACAATTAAAATGATATTAAACAGTGCTTTAAAAAGGTACGGAATAAAACAATTAATTTAG
- the pflA gene encoding pyruvate formate lyase-activating protein: MIKGRVHSFETFGTVDGPGIRFVVFMQGCPLRCIYCHNRDMWDTCGGKEYTPDEIINELSKYLNYIKPSGGGITITGGEPTLQAEFVSEVFKKCREINVHTALDTSGHAPIEKVKTLLQYTDLILLDIKQASEEKHRQITGVGRDTIVKFATYASEKGIPIWIRYVLIPGYNDDKEDLELAAQFISTLKTVQKVNVLPYHNLGEYKWEKLGEKYSLKGLKSPGQEQAKKAEEILLKALPLVN; the protein is encoded by the coding sequence ATGATAAAAGGCAGAGTACATTCCTTTGAAACTTTTGGTACTGTAGACGGCCCTGGAATAAGATTTGTAGTTTTTATGCAGGGCTGTCCCCTAAGATGTATTTATTGCCATAACAGGGATATGTGGGATACCTGTGGTGGTAAGGAGTACACACCTGATGAGATCATAAATGAATTAAGTAAATATTTAAATTATATAAAGCCCTCAGGAGGCGGTATTACAATAACCGGAGGAGAACCGACCCTCCAGGCAGAATTTGTTTCTGAGGTGTTTAAAAAATGCCGTGAAATAAACGTGCATACGGCACTTGATACCAGCGGCCATGCCCCAATTGAGAAGGTAAAAACCTTATTGCAATATACTGACCTTATATTGTTGGATATTAAGCAGGCTTCTGAGGAAAAACACAGGCAAATTACAGGTGTAGGCAGAGATACTATTGTTAAATTTGCAACTTACGCATCTGAAAAAGGTATACCGATATGGATAAGATATGTTCTTATCCCGGGATATAATGATGATAAAGAAGATCTGGAGTTGGCGGCGCAATTTATTTCAACCCTCAAAACAGTGCAAAAAGTGAATGTGCTCCCTTATCACAATCTTGGGGAATATAAGTGGGAAAAACTTGGTGAAAAATATTCCTTAAAAGGATTGAAAAGCCCAGGACAGGAGCAGGCTAAGAAGGCTGAAGAAATTCTCCTTAAAGCCTTGCCTTTAGTGAACTAA
- a CDS encoding adaptor protein MecA produces the protein MKIEKISENIIKVTISLDDLEERNIDISSLNYNSPAAQNLFWDMVEQAEEQLGLNISDSQLLIEPYQDFNDGFTITITKISDDADFESIQKYIKSRFKKSDLRVRRKIRKLSSSLIIYAFENFEDLCMLCKNIQPLYNGKSSLYELNNVYYLTLIKPCLGQSNSGLFESLLNEYGTKIQNTNFYEGYLNEYGIKIIEENGIQTINKYF, from the coding sequence ATGAAAATAGAAAAAATTAGTGAAAACATCATCAAAGTCACTATTTCCCTGGATGACCTGGAAGAAAGAAATATTGACATTTCTTCTTTAAATTATAACTCCCCTGCTGCACAAAATTTATTCTGGGATATGGTTGAACAGGCTGAAGAACAATTAGGTCTGAATATTTCAGATTCTCAGCTATTAATAGAACCTTACCAGGATTTTAACGATGGTTTTACAATAACTATAACTAAAATCAGTGATGATGCAGATTTTGAATCCATTCAAAAGTACATTAAAAGCAGATTTAAAAAATCGGATTTAAGAGTAAGGCGAAAAATCCGTAAGCTTTCTTCATCACTCATTATTTACGCTTTTGAGAATTTTGAAGATTTATGCATGCTATGTAAGAATATCCAACCATTATATAACGGGAAGAGTAGTTTATATGAGCTAAATAACGTATACTATCTAACCCTGATAAAACCCTGTTTAGGTCAGTCGAATTCAGGGTTATTTGAATCATTATTGAATGAATACGGAACAAAAATTCAAAACACCAATTTTTATGAAGGTTATTTAAATGAGTACGGAATAAAAATTATAGAAGAAAATGGGATACAGACTATAAATAAGTATTTTTAA
- the tuf gene encoding elongation factor Tu, with product MAKAKFERTKPHANIGTIGHVDHGKTTLTAAITKVLGFLGKANFTAYDQIDKAPEEKARGITISTAHVEYETDKRHYAHVDCPGHADYVKNMITGAAQMDGAILVVSAADGPMPQTREHILLARQVGVPYIVVFLNKCDMVDDEELIELVEMEVRELLSAYEFPGDDIPIIRGSALAALESASQDINAPEYKCIMDLMDAVDEYIPTPERAVDMPFLMPIEDVFSITGRGTVVTGRVERGQIKVGDEVEIVGLMDAPRKTVVTGVEMFRKLLDQAVAGDNIGCLLRGIQRNEVERGQVLARPGSIKPHTHFKGQVYVLTKEEGGRHTPFFNGYRPQFYFRTTDVTGVAELPQGVEMCMPGDHINMTIKLITPIAMEEGLRFAIREGGRTVGAGTVSEIIE from the coding sequence ATGGCAAAAGCTAAGTTTGAAAGAACCAAACCACATGCAAACATTGGAACTATTGGTCACGTTGACCATGGAAAAACTACATTGACAGCAGCAATCACAAAAGTATTAGGATTCTTAGGAAAAGCTAATTTTACAGCATATGACCAGATTGACAAGGCTCCAGAAGAAAAGGCAAGAGGAATCACAATTTCAACTGCTCACGTTGAATACGAAACTGATAAGAGACATTATGCTCACGTTGACTGCCCGGGACACGCTGACTACGTTAAGAACATGATTACCGGTGCTGCTCAGATGGACGGCGCTATCCTGGTAGTTTCAGCTGCTGATGGTCCAATGCCTCAGACAAGAGAGCATATTCTTCTCGCTCGTCAGGTTGGCGTACCTTATATAGTAGTTTTCCTCAACAAATGTGATATGGTAGATGATGAAGAACTTATTGAATTGGTTGAAATGGAAGTTAGGGAACTGTTAAGTGCTTATGAATTCCCAGGAGACGATATTCCTATAATCAGAGGTTCAGCCCTCGCTGCCCTCGAATCTGCTTCACAGGATATTAATGCACCAGAATATAAGTGCATAATGGATTTAATGGATGCAGTAGACGAATATATACCTACTCCTGAAAGAGCAGTTGATATGCCATTCCTTATGCCTATTGAGGATGTTTTCTCCATCACTGGCCGTGGAACAGTTGTAACTGGTAGAGTAGAAAGAGGACAAATTAAAGTTGGAGACGAAGTAGAGATAGTTGGTTTAATGGATGCTCCAAGAAAAACAGTTGTTACTGGTGTTGAAATGTTCAGAAAGCTTCTGGATCAAGCTGTTGCAGGTGACAACATTGGTTGTCTCTTAAGAGGTATCCAGAGGAATGAAGTAGAAAGAGGACAAGTTCTTGCAAGACCTGGTTCAATTAAACCTCATACTCATTTTAAAGGACAGGTTTACGTATTAACTAAAGAAGAAGGTGGAAGACATACTCCATTCTTCAATGGTTACAGACCTCAGTTCTATTTCAGAACAACTGACGTTACCGGCGTAGCAGAATTACCTCAGGGTGTTGAAATGTGTATGCCTGGTGACCACATTAATATGACAATCAAGCTCATTACTCCTATAGCTATGGAAGAAGGCTTGAGGTTCGCTATCCGTGAGGGTGGAAGAACAGTAGGAGCAGGTACAGTTAGTGAAATAATTGAATAA
- the pflB gene encoding formate C-acetyltransferase: MDAWRGFKKGNWNSEIDVRNFIQLNYTPYEGNESFLQPPTEATKKLWEKVSNLLEQERKNGGVLDIDTSTISTITSHKPGYIDKSLEKIVGLQTDSPLKRAIIPFGGLRMVVKGCNAYGKEVPPEIVNIFTNYRKTHNDAVYDVYTPEMRRAKKAGIITGLPDAYGRGRIIGDYRRVPLYGVDRLIEEKEKEKTFLEYDYIDGETVREREEISEQIKALRNLKEMALSYGFDISGPAKNAREAVQWLYFAYLGAVKEQNGAAMSLGRVSTFLDIYIERDLDENKITEQEAQELIDHFVIKLRIVRFLRTPEYDKLFSGDPTWVTESIGGMGLDGRTLVTKTSFRMLNTLINLGPAPEPNLTVLWSVHLPEPFKKFCSKISISTSSIQYENDDIMRHHWGDDYGIACCVSAMRLGKQMQFFGARCNLAKALLYAINGGKDEITGNQIAPALAPIDSEYLEYEEVMERFNAILDWLTRLYMNTLNIIHYMHDRYAYERLQMALHDREVFRTMACGVAGLSVVADSLSAIKYARVKPIRNEDNIAIDFEVEGDFPKFGNNDERVDSIAVEVIKMFMNKLRKQRTYRNSMPTLSILTITSNVVYGEKTGNTPDGRKSGEPLAPGANPMHGRDINGALAVLNSIAKLPYEYAQDGISYTFSIVPKALGIHNDTRVNNLTSLLDGYFKQGGHHINVNVFDKELLLDAMEHPEKYPQLTIRVSGYAVNFTKLTRKQQLDVINRTIHGGI, translated from the coding sequence ATGGATGCATGGCGTGGATTTAAAAAAGGCAACTGGAATTCAGAAATTGATGTAAGAAATTTCATACAATTAAATTATACCCCTTATGAAGGTAACGAAAGTTTTCTTCAGCCTCCCACCGAAGCAACAAAAAAGTTGTGGGAGAAAGTATCAAACCTTCTCGAACAGGAAAGAAAAAACGGCGGAGTTCTTGACATTGATACAAGCACCATATCAACAATTACATCCCATAAGCCAGGATATATAGATAAGTCTCTGGAAAAAATTGTAGGACTTCAGACAGATTCCCCCTTAAAACGTGCCATTATACCATTTGGGGGTCTGAGGATGGTTGTTAAAGGATGTAATGCATATGGAAAAGAAGTCCCTCCAGAAATAGTAAACATTTTTACCAATTATAGAAAAACCCATAACGATGCGGTATATGATGTTTATACTCCCGAAATGCGGCGAGCCAAAAAGGCAGGTATTATTACAGGCCTGCCTGATGCTTACGGGAGAGGCAGGATAATTGGTGATTATAGAAGAGTGCCTTTGTATGGAGTTGACAGGCTTATAGAAGAAAAAGAAAAGGAAAAAACTTTTCTGGAGTATGACTATATTGATGGAGAAACAGTAAGAGAAAGAGAAGAAATCAGTGAGCAGATAAAAGCTTTAAGAAACCTTAAGGAAATGGCTCTAAGTTATGGCTTTGATATATCAGGGCCTGCAAAAAATGCCCGGGAAGCTGTTCAATGGCTTTATTTTGCTTATCTTGGAGCAGTCAAAGAACAAAACGGCGCTGCCATGAGCTTAGGAAGAGTTTCTACCTTTCTTGACATATATATTGAAAGGGATTTGGATGAGAACAAAATTACCGAGCAGGAAGCACAGGAATTAATAGACCATTTTGTAATTAAGTTAAGGATAGTAAGGTTCTTAAGGACACCGGAGTATGACAAACTTTTTAGCGGAGATCCTACCTGGGTAACTGAGAGTATTGGAGGTATGGGACTTGATGGAAGAACTCTTGTAACCAAAACTTCCTTTAGAATGCTAAATACCCTGATAAATCTTGGACCTGCACCGGAGCCTAATTTAACCGTGCTATGGTCCGTACATCTTCCCGAACCTTTTAAAAAGTTCTGCTCCAAAATTTCAATCAGTACAAGTTCCATACAATATGAAAATGATGATATAATGCGGCATCACTGGGGAGATGATTATGGTATTGCCTGCTGCGTTTCAGCTATGAGACTGGGTAAACAAATGCAGTTTTTTGGTGCAAGATGCAACCTGGCAAAGGCGCTGCTTTATGCCATAAACGGAGGAAAAGATGAGATAACCGGAAATCAGATAGCACCTGCACTGGCACCTATAGACAGCGAGTACCTTGAATATGAAGAAGTTATGGAACGTTTTAATGCTATCCTTGACTGGCTTACAAGACTATATATGAATACTCTTAATATTATCCATTACATGCATGACCGGTACGCATATGAAAGGCTCCAAATGGCCCTTCATGACAGAGAAGTTTTCAGGACTATGGCTTGCGGTGTTGCAGGGCTTTCGGTAGTAGCTGATTCATTGAGCGCAATAAAATATGCACGGGTAAAACCCATCAGAAATGAAGATAACATTGCTATAGACTTTGAGGTGGAAGGAGATTTCCCTAAATTCGGAAATAATGATGAACGGGTAGATTCAATTGCTGTTGAAGTAATTAAAATGTTTATGAATAAATTAAGAAAACAAAGGACATACAGAAATTCCATGCCTACCCTTTCTATACTGACAATTACCTCAAATGTGGTTTACGGAGAGAAAACCGGAAATACGCCAGATGGAAGAAAAAGCGGCGAACCTCTTGCTCCGGGCGCAAATCCCATGCATGGCAGAGATATTAACGGCGCTTTGGCTGTATTAAATTCCATAGCTAAACTTCCTTATGAATATGCCCAGGATGGAATTTCCTATACATTCTCCATTGTACCAAAAGCTCTCGGAATTCATAATGATACAAGAGTGAATAATCTTACTTCTCTGCTTGACGGTTATTTTAAACAGGGAGGGCATCACATCAATGTTAATGTTTTTGATAAGGAACTTCTGTTGGATGCAATGGAGCACCCTGAAAAATATCCCCAGCTCACTATCAGAGTATCAGGATATGCCGTTAATTTTACTAAGCTAACAAGAAAACAACAGCTTGACGTCATAAACAGGACTATACACGGCGGCATTTAA